The sequence below is a genomic window from Barrientosiimonas humi.
CTGCGCCGGCGCGTTGAGGCCGGTGGTCACGTTGGCGGACAGCCCGACCGTGCAGAACGCCGACATCGCCTCGAAGACGACCCGGTTGAGCGGCTGGTCGGTGAACAGGGTGAGCGCGATGGTGCCGGCGACCACGCACGCGACGCCGCCGAGGGCGATGGTGAGCGCCTGGCGCTGCACGTCCTCGGGGATGCGGCGGTGGGCGAAGATGACGTCCTTCTCGCCGCGGATCTCGGCGACCATGACGAACAGCAGGATCAGGAACGTCGTGATCTTGATGCCGCCGGCGGTGCCGGCGCTGCCGCCGCCGATGAACATCAGCACCAGGTGGGTGACCATCGACTCGTCGGAGATCAGCGTGTAGTCGACCGAGTTGAACCCGGCGGTGCGCGGGAAGACGGCGCCGGCGAGCGCGCCCACGCCCTTGTCGTACACCGACAGCGGGCCGAGGGTGCCGGGGTTGGCCCACTCGAACGCTGCGAACGAGACGAACCCGATGCTGAACAGCGCCAGCGAGCCGTAGACGGTCAGCCGGGTGTGCACCGACCAGGAGTCGGGCTTGCGCCACTTGTTGCGCAGCTCGAACAGCACCGGGTAGCCCAGGCCGCCGACGAAGATCCCGAAGCACAGCGGCCCGATGATCATGATGTCGCCGACGTAGCGCGAGACGCTGTCCGGCCACAGCGAGAAGCCGGCCGAGTTGGCGCCCGAGACCCCGTGAAAGATCCCCTGCCACAGCGCGGTCGGCCAGACCATGTCGTAGCCGAACCGGAAGCGCAGCACCAGGCAGGTGACCACGACCAGCTCCAGCAGCAGGAACAGCCGGACGATGCGGGCCAGCAGCAGGCGTACGTCCCCGACGCTCAGCGTGTGCGCGTCGCGCTGGGCGGCCATCCGGTCGCGGATGCCGAGCCGGCCGCGCACGAACAGCGCGGTGAGCGTGCCGAGCGTGACGATCCCGAGGCCACCGAGCTGGACCAGCAGCAGGATCACGCCCTGGCCGAACGGGGTCCAGTAGGTGCCGGTGTCGACGGTCGTGAGGCCGGTGATGCACACGCCCGACACGGCGGTGAACAGCGCGGTCACGACCGGAGC
It includes:
- a CDS encoding TrkH family potassium uptake protein, which gives rise to MSEGKSRSLLTTPARMVVTAYLSAIAVGTTLLLMPFATVGPGNAPVVTALFTAVSGVCITGLTTVDTGTYWTPFGQGVILLLVQLGGLGIVTLGTLTALFVRGRLGIRDRMAAQRDAHTLSVGDVRLLLARIVRLFLLLELVVVTCLVLRFRFGYDMVWPTALWQGIFHGVSGANSAGFSLWPDSVSRYVGDIMIIGPLCFGIFVGGLGYPVLFELRNKWRKPDSWSVHTRLTVYGSLALFSIGFVSFAAFEWANPGTLGPLSVYDKGVGALAGAVFPRTAGFNSVDYTLISDESMVTHLVLMFIGGGSAGTAGGIKITTFLILLFVMVAEIRGEKDVIFAHRRIPEDVQRQALTIALGGVACVVAGTIALTLFTDQPLNRVVFEAMSAFCTVGLSANVTTGLNAPAQVVLMVLMFIGRVGTITVVTSLALNRRHRRYRLADERPIVG